The genomic DNA GCTGGTGCACATCTACACGATCGGCTACATGCATGGCGAACCGGGCTACGCCCGGTTCTTTGCCTATATCGCCCTGTTCACCTTCTCCATGCTCATGCTGGTGATGGCGGACAATCTGCTCCAGCTGTTCGTCTTCTGGGAAGCGGTGGGACTCTGCTCCTACCTGCTGATCGGCCATTGGTATGAACGGGCGAGCGCCTGCGCCGCCGCCACGAAGGCCTTCCTGGTCAATCGCGTGGGAGACTTCGGCTTCATCCTCGGCCTGTTCCTCGTCTGGTACTCCTTCGGCTCGCTCGATTACGCCACCGTGTTCGCGCACGCGCAGGACCTGGCTTCCAAGACCACGAATCTCCTCGGCCCCTTCGGCGGCACCTGGGAGGTCTCGGTCATGACCATGATTTGCCTCCTGCTCTTTACCGGAGCGGTGGGTAAATCCGCGCAGGTCCCGCTGCACGTCTGGCTCCCCGATGCGATGGAAGGTCCGACGCCGATCTCGGCCTTGATCCACGCCGCCACCATGGTCACCGCCGGTGTCTTCATGGTCGCGCGCCTCTCGCCGCTGTATAACCTGTCTCCCACGGCCATGACCGTCGTGGCGCTGGTCGGCGGGCTGACCATGATGCTGGGCGCCACCATCGCCCTGACCCAGACCGACATCAAACGCGTGGTGGCCTATTCGACGATGAGTCAGCTGGGCTACATGGTGATGGCCTGCGGCTTGGGCGCCTACAGCGCCGGCATGTACCACCTGCTCACCCACGGCGCCTTCAAGGCGCTCCTGTTCCTCGGTTGCGGGTCGGTCATCATCGCCCTGCACCATGAACAGGACATGCGCCACATGGGCGGTTTGAAAGATAAACTCCCAGTCACCTATTGGACATTCCTGGTGGGCTCACTTGCGCTGGCAGGATTCCCGCTCACCGCCGGGTTCTTCAGCAAGGACGACCTGCTGGTCTCTTCCTGGTCATCCGGTCCCTTGGGCCAGGTGCTGACGATCTGTGGGCTGCTGACGGCAGGATTGACCGCCTTCTATAGTTTCCGTCTGGTCTTTGTCACCTTCTGGGGAAAGTCCCGCGTCGATCCGCATCACGCAGGCCATGTCCACGAGCCCTCGACCACGATGACCGCTCCCCTTCTGGTACTGGCTGTCCTGAGCATCGTTGCCGGGTATCTGGGCATTCCAGCGTTCCTGGAACCGGTCTTCCATGGGGACGGGGCAGCCGCGCATCACGAAGGATCAGCCGCCTACGGGATCATGGCAGTCGCCACGTTGATGGGGCTCACGGGAATCGGGGCGGCCTACTATCTGTATGTGCTGAATCCCGGCTTGCCGGACCGGCTCGCGCAGCAGTGGCGCGCAGCCTATGAGTTGTCGCTTCACAAGTGGTATATCGATGAAGCCTACGACCGCTCGCTGGTCCGCCCGACCCTATCGGCGGCGCAGGGGCTCTGGAAACATGTTGATGTCGCGATTATTGACGGAGCGGTCAACGGAGTCGCTCGCGCCATTGCCTGGGGCGGCTGGCTCATCCGCCTGACACAGAGTGGACAAACGCAGCACTATGCGCTCGGCATGACGCTGGGCGCCGTGGTGATTCTGACGGTGTATTTGCTGTTCTAGTGCGACGAACACTATAAGGACGCATTCGTGACCTCATTCCCCTGGCTGAGTTTGATCGTCTTCCTGCCGTTGGCAGGAGCCCTGTTGTGCCTGCTGGTCAAGGCGGAGTCCGCCCGCTGGCTGGCGCTCGGCGTGACCGTCGCCGACTTTGCACTCTCCCTGCCGCTCTGGTGGCTCTTCGATTCCTCAACCGCCGGGATGCAGTTCGTGGAGCGGGCCTCCTGGATCAGCTCTCCACCGGTGCAATACAGCCTCGGTCTCGACGGCATCAGTTTTCCACTGGTGTTGATGACGACGTTTCTCATGCCCTTTTGCGTCACCGTGTCCTGGACGGCGATTGACAAGCGCGTCCAGCTGTTCATGTCGATGCTGCTGGTCATGGAAACGGCCATGCTAGGAGTGTTCGTGGCCCTGGACTTCGTGCTGTTTTACGTGTTCTGGGAAGCCATGTTGATCCCGATGTATCTGCTCATCGGCGTCTGGGGCGGTCCCAACCGCCTTTATGCGGCGATCAAGTTTTTCCTCTACACCCTGGCCGGCAGCGTGTTGCTCCTGGTTGCGATCCTCGCCCTGTACTTCCAGGGCGGACATACCTTCGACATCCTGGCATTGAGCCGCGGCACCTACAGCGCCTCGCTCCAGATGTGGTTGTTCCTCGCCTTCTTCGCCGCCTTCGCGGTGAAGGTGCCGATGTTTCCCTTCCATACCTGGTTGCCTGATGCGCACGTGGAGGCACCGACCGCAGGCAGCGTGATTCTCGCGAGTGTCCTGCTGAAGATGGGCACGTACGGCTTCCTTCGCTTCACCCTGCCGATGTTGCCGGACGCCACCGTGAGCTTCACCAAGCCGATGATCGCGCTCTCGATCATCGGCATCATTTACGGCGCCTACATGGCCCTGGCCCAGACGGACATCAAGAAACTCATCGCCTACTCCAGCGTCAGCCACATGGGCTTCGTCACCCTGGGGATCTTTGTCCTGAACATTCAGGGCATCGAAGGGGCGGTCATGCAAATGGTGAATCACGGCATCACCACCGGGGGACTCTTTCTGTGCGTCGGAATCATCTACGAACGAACCCACAGCCGCCAGATTCAGGACAATACGGGCCTGGCCGGGCCGATGCCGCGGTATGCGCTCTTCTTGATGATTTTTGCCCTGTCGTCCTTGGGACTTCCGGGCACCAACAGTTTCGTCGGCGAATTTCTCGTCCTGGCCGGCACGTTTGTCTGGAGTCAATTTGCCACGGCCCTGGCCGCACTGGGGGTGATCCTGGCCGCAGCCTACATCCTCTGGCTGATGCAGCGGGTGGTCTTCGGGACCCCGTCTGCCGCCCATCGCGCGCATCTTCTGGACCTGAACGCCCGCGAGACCGCGACACTGGTCCCCTTGATCGTACTCGTGTTCGCGCTGGGAATTTTTCCAAACCCGTTGTTGAGCCGTATGCATGCCAGCGTGACCCATCTGCTTGGCGGTCCGAAGAATCCTACGGCGGCGGTCGAGCAGCAGCAGGCTCCGGTCACCGCAGGCAAGCCGACGGCCGCGATCGCGGCAATCCTTTCTCCCTCATCTTCTGAACAGGCAGCGGCACGATGACCTTTCCACTCCAGGACCTGCTCACGATCCTTCCGGAACTCATCGTCATCGGGACGGCCTGTCTCATTCTGACGCTGGATCCCATCCTTGAAGCCTCCAAGAAAGACGTCCTCGCCTGGCTGACATTAGGTGCGCTGGCCATGTGCATCGGCCTCACCTCCTCTCAGATGACGGGTCGTGTGTCGGCGTTCAGCGGCATGGTCGTGATCGATGCCTATGCGGCATTCTGGAAATTGTTGCTGTACATCGTCACCGGACTCACCGTGCTGCTCTCCCTGGCGTATCTCAAAGCCGAACGCCTGAGTATCGGGGAGTACTACGGCTTCATCCTGCTCGCACTGGCCGGAATGATGGTCATGGTGTCCGGCGCCGATCTGTTGACCATCTACCTCGGAACCGAGCTGATGTCGCTCTCGCTCTATGTGATGGCCGGACTCAAGCGGACAGAAGCGCGATCATTGGAGGCGTCGGCTAAATATTTCGTACTGGGCGCCTTCTCGTCCGGAATTTTGTTGTACGGCATTTCGCTGTTGTTCGGCCTGGCCGGCAGCACAGGCCTGTCGGCCATTGCAGCCGCGATCACCACACATGGCACCGGAGATCCGCTCCTCTCCATGGCGCTGGTGCTGCTGGCGGTCGGATTCGGATTCAAAATGGCCGTGGTGCCCTTTCACATGTGGACCCCGGACGTCTATCAGGGGGCCCCGACCTCCGTGACGGCGTTTATGGCCGTCGCCTCGAAAGCCGCCAGTTTCGGCGCCTTCCTCCGGGT from Nitrospira sp. ND1 includes the following:
- the nuoL gene encoding NADH-quinone oxidoreductase subunit L translates to MLYALIPFLPLFAFLIVGIGEQWIKDRAHLVAVPAMVGSFLLSLLALHDVATGQAINVPLYTWLTSGNLDIHIGISIDRLTAVMLILVTTVSTLVHIYTIGYMHGEPGYARFFAYIALFTFSMLMLVMADNLLQLFVFWEAVGLCSYLLIGHWYERASACAAATKAFLVNRVGDFGFILGLFLVWYSFGSLDYATVFAHAQDLASKTTNLLGPFGGTWEVSVMTMICLLLFTGAVGKSAQVPLHVWLPDAMEGPTPISALIHAATMVTAGVFMVARLSPLYNLSPTAMTVVALVGGLTMMLGATIALTQTDIKRVVAYSTMSQLGYMVMACGLGAYSAGMYHLLTHGAFKALLFLGCGSVIIALHHEQDMRHMGGLKDKLPVTYWTFLVGSLALAGFPLTAGFFSKDDLLVSSWSSGPLGQVLTICGLLTAGLTAFYSFRLVFVTFWGKSRVDPHHAGHVHEPSTTMTAPLLVLAVLSIVAGYLGIPAFLEPVFHGDGAAAHHEGSAAYGIMAVATLMGLTGIGAAYYLYVLNPGLPDRLAQQWRAAYELSLHKWYIDEAYDRSLVRPTLSAAQGLWKHVDVAIIDGAVNGVARAIAWGGWLIRLTQSGQTQHYALGMTLGAVVILTVYLLF
- a CDS encoding NADH-quinone oxidoreductase subunit M encodes the protein MTSFPWLSLIVFLPLAGALLCLLVKAESARWLALGVTVADFALSLPLWWLFDSSTAGMQFVERASWISSPPVQYSLGLDGISFPLVLMTTFLMPFCVTVSWTAIDKRVQLFMSMLLVMETAMLGVFVALDFVLFYVFWEAMLIPMYLLIGVWGGPNRLYAAIKFFLYTLAGSVLLLVAILALYFQGGHTFDILALSRGTYSASLQMWLFLAFFAAFAVKVPMFPFHTWLPDAHVEAPTAGSVILASVLLKMGTYGFLRFTLPMLPDATVSFTKPMIALSIIGIIYGAYMALAQTDIKKLIAYSSVSHMGFVTLGIFVLNIQGIEGAVMQMVNHGITTGGLFLCVGIIYERTHSRQIQDNTGLAGPMPRYALFLMIFALSSLGLPGTNSFVGEFLVLAGTFVWSQFATALAALGVILAAAYILWLMQRVVFGTPSAAHRAHLLDLNARETATLVPLIVLVFALGIFPNPLLSRMHASVTHLLGGPKNPTAAVEQQQAPVTAGKPTAAIAAILSPSSSEQAAAR
- a CDS encoding NADH-quinone oxidoreductase subunit N, yielding MTFPLQDLLTILPELIVIGTACLILTLDPILEASKKDVLAWLTLGALAMCIGLTSSQMTGRVSAFSGMVVIDAYAAFWKLLLYIVTGLTVLLSLAYLKAERLSIGEYYGFILLALAGMMVMVSGADLLTIYLGTELMSLSLYVMAGLKRTEARSLEASAKYFVLGAFSSGILLYGISLLFGLAGSTGLSAIAAAITTHGTGDPLLSMALVLLAVGFGFKMAVVPFHMWTPDVYQGAPTSVTAFMAVASKAASFGAFLRVFVEGLGAASADWSVLFTVICLATLALGNLVAIVQTNIKRMLAYSSIAHAGYALIGVVVAGGHSGEGASTGFASVLLYIAIYSFMTLGVFALIGMLRKEGQESEQIEDYAGLAKREPLAAFFMLVFMVSLAGIPPTAGFIGKFYIFMAAVNGGMTWLAIVAVIFAAISAFYYLRVVMVMYMREAEGSVATHSRLETSPALSLVLACALAGVVLLGLFPNGLWSLASQAAPLLK